A genomic segment from Myxococcales bacterium encodes:
- a CDS encoding succinate dehydrogenase/fumarate reductase iron-sulfur subunit — MNLTLHVWRQKDAKAQGQFVTYNAKDISPDSSFLEMLDVVNEELTQKGDDPIAFDHDCREGICGACGVVINGRPHGGKVRTTTCQLHMRSFTDGQEVWIEPWRAGAFPVLRDLVVDRGAFDRIIAAGGYISAPIGAAPDANATPVRKEDADLAMDAAECIGCGACVAACPNAAAMLFTAAKISHLGLLPQGAPERNERVLGMVAQMDKEGFGACTNHFECMDACPKGISVDFIARMNRDFIAASLSKGRRPEGSGGGGVG; from the coding sequence ATGAACCTCACGCTCCACGTCTGGCGGCAAAAAGACGCGAAGGCCCAAGGGCAGTTCGTCACCTACAACGCCAAAGACATCAGCCCCGACTCCTCGTTCCTCGAGATGCTCGACGTGGTCAACGAGGAGCTCACGCAGAAGGGCGACGATCCCATCGCCTTCGATCACGACTGTCGCGAAGGCATCTGCGGCGCCTGTGGCGTCGTCATCAACGGACGCCCGCACGGCGGCAAGGTCCGCACGACGACCTGCCAGCTTCACATGCGCTCCTTCACCGACGGCCAAGAGGTCTGGATCGAGCCGTGGCGCGCCGGCGCCTTCCCCGTGCTTCGCGACCTCGTCGTGGACCGCGGCGCCTTCGATCGCATCATCGCCGCCGGCGGCTACATCAGCGCGCCCATCGGCGCCGCGCCCGACGCCAACGCGACGCCGGTTCGCAAGGAAGACGCTGACCTCGCGATGGACGCGGCCGAGTGCATCGGCTGCGGCGCGTGCGTGGCGGCCTGCCCCAACGCGGCGGCGATGCTGTTCACTGCGGCGAAGATCTCCCACCTGGGCCTGCTGCCGCAGGGCGCTCCCGAGCGTAACGAGCGCGTGCTCGGCATGGTCGCGCAGATGGACAAGGAAGGGTTCGGCGCGTGCACGAACCACTTCGAGTGCATGGACGCATGCCCCAAAGGGATCAGCGTCGACTTCATCGCCCGCATGAATCGGGACTTCATCGCCGCGAGCCTCTCGAAGGGTCGTCGCCCCGAAGGCTCCGGTGGCGGCGGCGTCGGCTGA
- a CDS encoding GIY-YIG nuclease family protein — protein MRRSQPKAKAKAPARGEFWFVYIVRCSDASLYTGIARDVLRRLGEHDAGRGARYTRGRGPVTLCAKRRCATKSDALRLELAVKRLARRDKERLTERGRLAGFARAFFSASHTDHRASKPA, from the coding sequence ATGCGGCGAAGCCAGCCAAAGGCCAAGGCCAAGGCTCCGGCCCGAGGCGAGTTCTGGTTCGTTTACATCGTTCGTTGCAGCGACGCCTCACTCTACACGGGCATCGCGCGGGATGTGTTGAGACGGCTAGGGGAGCACGACGCCGGAAGAGGGGCGCGCTACACGCGCGGGCGCGGGCCCGTCACGCTGTGCGCGAAGCGACGTTGCGCGACGAAGAGCGATGCGCTGCGACTCGAGCTGGCGGTCAAGCGCCTCGCACGCCGCGACAAGGAGCGGCTTACGGAGCGGGGCCGGCTCGCGGGCTTCGCGCGGGCATTTTTCAGCGCGTCGCACACCGACCATCGCGCTTCCAAGCCAGCGTGA
- a CDS encoding methyltransferase, translated as MDLPTIRGLLAGAWIAAEGTTLREEDEKKALELVGFLREAAHLLRPSAKRRTVVDAAAGKGYVGLLLARLGHRVTLLERDPKRVERLCEAASRLDVASRVVAKACDVADLAAWPEAPWLVASLHACGDATDRTLAGAIASRARHVLVAPCCVATQLDAATRASAHAERLGIAHFSEAKRRVVEGMVLGERALVLEAAGYKVEPVAFVPPTVSPYNVALRGTRVDEPARRARAEVALRHLRSPGAPADDS; from the coding sequence GTGGACCTGCCGACCATCCGAGGGCTCCTCGCGGGCGCGTGGATCGCAGCGGAAGGGACGACGCTCCGCGAGGAGGACGAGAAGAAGGCGCTGGAGTTGGTGGGCTTCCTTCGCGAAGCCGCGCATTTGCTCCGGCCGTCGGCAAAGCGTCGAACCGTCGTCGATGCCGCGGCAGGGAAGGGCTACGTTGGCCTGCTGCTCGCGCGCCTTGGACACCGCGTGACGCTCCTTGAGCGAGACCCTAAGAGGGTCGAGAGGCTCTGTGAGGCGGCCTCGCGGCTGGACGTAGCCTCGCGCGTCGTCGCCAAGGCCTGCGACGTCGCCGACCTCGCGGCCTGGCCGGAGGCGCCATGGCTCGTCGCGTCGCTTCACGCGTGCGGCGACGCCACGGATCGCACGCTCGCGGGTGCCATCGCTTCCCGCGCGCGGCACGTGCTCGTGGCGCCCTGCTGCGTCGCCACGCAGCTCGACGCGGCAACGCGCGCCAGCGCCCATGCAGAGCGGCTCGGCATCGCGCACTTCTCGGAGGCGAAGCGGCGCGTCGTCGAAGGCATGGTCCTCGGTGAGCGGGCCCTCGTTCTTGAAGCCGCGGGGTACAAGGTCGAACCCGTGGCGTTTGTGCCCCCTACCGTCAGCCCCTACAACGTGGCGCTGCGCGGGACGCGCGTCGATGAGCCCGCGCGACGCGCGCGCGCCGAGGTGGCGCTCCGACACCTTCGCTCCCCCGGCGCCCCAGCCGATGACTCCTGA
- a CDS encoding J domain-containing protein yields the protein MTALFVAQCSIASTKRKRFVWAVWTSGPPRVSPFRRPDLSGGGEPSHEAALAKATAAAGGTAALIEPEWARAWLRVMRGHAAWLGEGSMPGARSREARDTEPRGDAESVWSVLGVPQSASRDELRLAFRRRALLVHPDHGGTNEAFRNLVLAYKEADRRARRPKPQR from the coding sequence GTGACGGCTCTCTTCGTCGCCCAGTGCTCCATCGCTTCGACGAAGCGAAAGCGCTTCGTTTGGGCCGTGTGGACGAGCGGGCCGCCGCGCGTGTCGCCGTTCCGAAGGCCCGACCTCTCGGGCGGAGGTGAACCTTCTCACGAAGCCGCGCTGGCGAAGGCGACCGCCGCGGCAGGTGGCACCGCGGCGCTCATCGAGCCCGAGTGGGCCCGCGCATGGCTCCGCGTCATGCGCGGCCATGCCGCTTGGCTGGGAGAGGGCAGCATGCCGGGCGCGCGCAGCCGAGAGGCGCGCGACACCGAGCCACGAGGCGACGCGGAAAGCGTGTGGAGCGTCCTCGGCGTCCCCCAGAGCGCGAGCCGCGACGAGCTGAGGCTCGCCTTTCGGAGGCGAGCCCTCCTGGTGCACCCCGATCACGGCGGAACGAACGAAGCGTTCCGCAACCTCGTCCTTGCCTACAAGGAAGCGGACCGGCGCGCGCGGCGACCGAAACCCCAGCGGTAG
- a CDS encoding beta-galactosidase: protein MTEAAPPNRRPKGQRSVEPVRAGLSLAESEGLPRETLPLYAGAMHYWRHPPEEWGPGLDAIKSLGLRVVDTYVPWAAHELDDGTFDFGERERRLDVGRFLAMAHARGLYVIARPGPHINAELTFFGIPERVVWNAEAQARTPKGNPVMLPMLPLSFPVPSYASETFHEETRRWFEAVAPVLAPHVYPSGPIVLLQVDNEGALYFRDGPFDQDYHPDAVLLFRDFLRKKYGSSEALAHAWSDASVELDTATPPVRFDATSLDELVRAMDWMEFHEHLLAVAMERMSKALLSAAPLDVPTMHNFPMGEGATPLNPARMTSIDFVGLDYYQRAHPIDHLIVMRRTSELATRCDGQNTPAFGAEVGAGFPPFFAPLCEGDSLYTLMAALAYGLRGFNLYMAVERDRWVGAPIDSGGRRRPLADRYEALIAALERTAFHTLRRRAPVRLVIPRSLRRIARATHAFGSATPALFHVLGASLKESCFEEGYCEGEAPPIVAEGFLRAFERALSQRGVPFAYVGGEALDVSLDGATWIVCPTVGGIKGEVLESLRRATKRGARATIGPEVPTRDGNLRRLAAPHDASGLEVEPLSDFARVDALVSHRIDELSLPTYPVDPEGASFALHEDAAGVPRVCFVMNPTDDALVVRLSFDGARALVDALDGSVVVKRAAGGFEVPVKAKTVRMFTVGHVTSPALVTGARPSTHET from the coding sequence GTGACGGAAGCGGCGCCCCCGAACCGACGCCCCAAGGGTCAACGCTCGGTCGAGCCAGTCCGCGCGGGGTTGTCCCTCGCGGAGAGCGAGGGGCTGCCGCGCGAGACGCTGCCGCTCTACGCCGGTGCGATGCACTACTGGCGGCATCCACCGGAGGAGTGGGGTCCAGGCCTCGACGCCATCAAGTCGCTGGGGCTGCGCGTCGTCGACACGTACGTGCCGTGGGCCGCGCACGAGCTCGACGACGGCACCTTCGACTTCGGCGAACGCGAGCGCCGCCTCGACGTGGGACGTTTCTTGGCCATGGCTCACGCGCGCGGGCTCTACGTCATCGCGAGGCCCGGACCGCACATCAACGCGGAGCTGACCTTCTTCGGCATCCCCGAGCGCGTCGTTTGGAACGCCGAGGCACAAGCGCGCACGCCCAAGGGCAATCCGGTGATGTTGCCGATGTTGCCGCTTTCGTTCCCCGTGCCCAGCTACGCTAGCGAGACGTTCCACGAGGAGACGCGGCGTTGGTTCGAGGCGGTCGCGCCGGTCCTTGCGCCGCATGTGTACCCCTCCGGCCCCATCGTGCTGCTCCAAGTGGACAACGAAGGCGCGCTCTATTTCCGCGACGGGCCTTTTGATCAGGACTACCACCCGGACGCGGTCCTTCTCTTTCGGGACTTTTTGCGCAAAAAGTACGGTTCCTCGGAGGCCCTCGCCCACGCCTGGAGCGACGCCTCGGTAGAGCTCGACACCGCCACGCCACCGGTGCGATTCGACGCGACGAGCCTCGACGAGCTGGTGCGCGCTATGGATTGGATGGAATTTCACGAGCACCTGCTGGCGGTCGCCATGGAGCGAATGAGCAAGGCGCTCCTCTCGGCCGCGCCGCTCGACGTGCCGACGATGCACAACTTTCCCATGGGCGAGGGCGCCACGCCGCTCAACCCGGCGCGCATGACAAGCATCGACTTCGTGGGGCTCGACTACTACCAGCGGGCGCATCCCATCGATCACCTCATCGTGATGCGGCGCACCTCGGAGCTCGCGACGCGATGCGACGGACAGAACACCCCGGCCTTCGGCGCTGAGGTTGGCGCGGGATTTCCGCCGTTCTTCGCTCCCCTTTGCGAAGGCGACTCGCTCTACACGCTGATGGCGGCGCTTGCGTACGGCCTTCGTGGTTTCAACCTCTACATGGCTGTCGAGCGCGATCGCTGGGTCGGCGCGCCCATCGATTCGGGCGGCCGGCGGCGGCCCTTGGCCGATCGCTACGAGGCGCTCATCGCCGCCTTGGAGCGCACCGCGTTTCATACGCTGCGAAGACGCGCCCCCGTGCGTCTCGTCATCCCGCGTTCGCTAAGGCGCATCGCTCGCGCGACGCACGCCTTCGGCTCGGCTACGCCGGCGTTGTTCCACGTGCTCGGCGCGAGTCTCAAGGAGAGCTGCTTCGAAGAGGGGTATTGCGAGGGCGAGGCGCCGCCGATCGTGGCGGAGGGTTTCTTGCGAGCCTTCGAGCGCGCTCTGTCGCAACGCGGCGTGCCCTTCGCGTACGTCGGCGGCGAGGCGCTCGACGTCAGCCTCGATGGCGCCACCTGGATCGTCTGCCCGACCGTCGGCGGCATCAAAGGCGAGGTCTTGGAGAGCCTTCGGCGCGCAACGAAGCGCGGCGCGCGCGCCACCATCGGTCCCGAAGTGCCCACGCGTGACGGCAACCTCCGGCGCCTAGCGGCCCCCCACGACGCGAGCGGCCTCGAGGTGGAGCCTCTCTCGGATTTCGCCCGCGTCGACGCGCTCGTCTCGCACCGCATCGACGAACTCTCGTTGCCGACGTACCCCGTCGACCCGGAAGGCGCCTCCTTCGCCCTTCACGAGGACGCGGCCGGCGTGCCGCGCGTCTGCTTCGTCATGAACCCCACCGACGACGCGCTCGTCGTGCGCCTCTCCTTCGACGGGGCGAGGGCCTTGGTCGACGCGCTCGACGGCAGTGTCGTCGTGAAGCGCGCCGCGGGCGGCTTCGAGGTGCCCGTGAAGGCCAAGACCGTGCGCATGTTCACCGTCGGGCACGTGACGTCGCCCGCGCTCGTCACCGGTGCGCGCCCATCGACGCACGAGACGTGA
- a CDS encoding phosphotransferase — MSTPNFEALTNLLGRLGKAAKSVTPMPGGASTRKYFRLDLGGDSAVAMFFPEGGAPEEIQKATPGRRWPFLEVQSLLAESGVDVPRIHAEDTHAGWIVLEDLGDDTLANWLLDNPNDKTALYETAVRDLAKAQARLGSRPGDSIVAARAFDADLLKWEIEHFREWGLEARGLSMSATDRERFDVIGTRLADRIAALPRGFVHRDYQSRNLMVRRNTRSLVWIDFQDALLGPRVYDLVALLNDSYQEFDRSFVEARLSDFAEAAKLDDASRSSLVTQFDLVTVQRKLKDAGRFVFIDRKKQNSGFLRFVEPTIEKVRSSLGRLAPSDVDMAELAGILDRALASAPVASTALASDPER; from the coding sequence ATGTCCACGCCGAATTTCGAGGCTCTCACCAACTTGTTGGGGCGTCTTGGCAAGGCCGCCAAGAGCGTTACGCCCATGCCCGGCGGCGCCTCCACCCGCAAGTACTTCCGCCTCGACCTCGGGGGCGACTCCGCCGTCGCGATGTTCTTTCCGGAAGGCGGCGCGCCCGAGGAAATCCAAAAGGCGACGCCCGGTCGCCGGTGGCCCTTTCTCGAGGTGCAGAGCCTCTTGGCGGAGAGCGGCGTCGACGTGCCTCGCATTCACGCCGAAGACACGCACGCTGGCTGGATCGTCCTCGAGGACCTCGGCGACGACACCTTGGCCAACTGGCTGCTCGACAACCCAAACGACAAGACGGCCCTCTACGAGACAGCCGTCCGCGATCTCGCGAAGGCCCAGGCTCGCCTCGGGTCGCGACCGGGAGACTCGATCGTCGCCGCGCGCGCCTTCGACGCCGATCTGCTCAAGTGGGAGATCGAACACTTTCGCGAGTGGGGGCTGGAGGCGCGCGGCCTGTCGATGTCGGCGACGGACCGCGAGCGCTTCGACGTCATCGGCACGCGCTTGGCGGATCGCATCGCGGCGTTGCCGCGCGGGTTCGTTCACCGCGACTACCAGTCGCGCAACTTGATGGTTCGCAGGAACACGAGGTCGCTCGTGTGGATCGATTTCCAAGACGCGCTCCTGGGCCCGCGCGTCTACGACCTCGTCGCGCTGCTCAACGATAGCTACCAGGAGTTCGATCGCTCCTTCGTTGAAGCGCGCCTTTCGGACTTCGCCGAGGCTGCGAAGCTCGACGACGCCTCCCGCAGCTCCCTCGTGACCCAGTTCGACCTCGTGACGGTCCAACGTAAGCTCAAGGACGCGGGGCGTTTCGTGTTCATCGATCGAAAGAAGCAGAACAGCGGGTTCTTGCGATTCGTCGAGCCGACCATCGAGAAGGTACGGAGCTCGCTCGGTCGCCTCGCACCAAGCGACGTGGACATGGCCGAACTCGCGGGCATCCTTGACCGAGCCCTCGCGTCGGCGCCCGTCGCTTCCACGGCTCTCGCGTCTGATCCGGAGCGCTGA
- a CDS encoding class I SAM-dependent methyltransferase: protein MASRTANEALTEAAIFSVAEPLGCEPSRSVCAALALWLNELRLWNRTHDLTAARSDDELLDLMLADAFVLSKAVAHGGSVVDVGVGAGAPGLALAVMRPDLVITLVEPLVKRVSFLRVVLGKLEREDVKVLSQKGETLTETFDVALSRATLPPKDWLTLGGRTVTPGGAVLVLLAREEPPTDPLFDLEETTRYDWPRTGASRTLCRYRRR from the coding sequence GTGGCTTCCCGAACGGCAAACGAAGCGCTCACCGAGGCCGCAATTTTCAGCGTGGCGGAGCCCCTCGGGTGCGAGCCAAGTCGGAGCGTGTGCGCCGCGCTCGCGCTGTGGCTGAACGAGCTTCGACTTTGGAATCGGACTCACGATCTCACCGCGGCGCGGTCCGACGACGAGCTCTTGGACCTGATGCTGGCCGACGCCTTCGTCTTGTCGAAGGCGGTGGCGCATGGCGGGTCGGTCGTCGACGTCGGGGTGGGGGCCGGCGCGCCTGGCCTCGCGCTCGCGGTCATGAGGCCCGACCTCGTGATCACGCTCGTCGAGCCGCTCGTGAAGCGCGTGAGCTTCTTGCGCGTCGTCCTCGGCAAGCTGGAGAGGGAGGACGTGAAGGTCTTGTCGCAGAAGGGCGAGACGCTCACCGAGACCTTCGACGTCGCGCTCTCCAGAGCGACGCTCCCACCCAAGGATTGGCTCACCCTTGGTGGCCGGACGGTTACGCCAGGCGGCGCCGTGTTGGTGCTCCTCGCGCGCGAGGAGCCGCCGACTGACCCGCTCTTCGACCTCGAGGAGACGACCCGCTACGACTGGCCGCGAACCGGCGCGTCGCGGACGCTGTGTCGCTATCGTCGCCGCTGA
- a CDS encoding alkylmercury lyase family protein codes for MRGGTGAQLNDATLHAAIMASFLQDQRPPTVEALALKLACDEKAVRQGLRSLADHHGVVLHPNSDEIWVAHPFSAAPTTFVVRTGPRSWWGNCAWCSLGVAHLAGGSATIETRLGALGAAVEVRIEDGRIVESDFVVHFPIPMRRAWDNVLFTCSVMLLFRDESDVDAWCAVRGVAKGDVRPIEQVWAFAREWYARHADVTWTKWSTREAAAMFARHGFAGPIWSLADEPSLF; via the coding sequence ATGCGCGGCGGCACGGGAGCGCAACTAAACGACGCCACGCTCCACGCGGCGATCATGGCGTCGTTTCTCCAAGACCAGCGCCCCCCCACCGTCGAGGCGCTGGCGCTCAAACTTGCGTGCGACGAGAAGGCCGTACGGCAAGGACTTCGCTCGCTTGCCGATCACCATGGCGTGGTCCTTCACCCAAACAGCGACGAGATCTGGGTGGCGCACCCGTTCTCGGCGGCCCCGACGACCTTCGTCGTACGGACCGGACCCCGAAGCTGGTGGGGCAATTGCGCATGGTGCTCACTCGGTGTCGCCCACCTCGCGGGAGGGAGCGCGACCATCGAGACGAGGCTCGGCGCACTAGGTGCCGCCGTTGAGGTCCGGATCGAGGATGGGCGCATTGTCGAGTCCGACTTCGTCGTCCACTTCCCGATTCCGATGCGGCGGGCCTGGGACAACGTCCTATTCACGTGCTCGGTGATGCTGCTGTTCCGGGACGAGTCGGATGTCGACGCGTGGTGCGCTGTTCGCGGGGTCGCGAAGGGTGACGTGCGACCGATCGAGCAGGTCTGGGCGTTCGCGCGCGAGTGGTACGCCCGCCACGCGGACGTCACGTGGACCAAGTGGTCGACCCGTGAGGCCGCTGCCATGTTCGCACGACACGGCTTCGCGGGGCCCATCTGGTCGCTCGCCGACGAGCCTTCGCTCTTCTGA
- a CDS encoding protein kinase yields the protein MPNQSWPDGVPRVGETLDGKYRIDRIVGEGGMGIVLAATHLHLDEKVAIKVLLPELAKVPEVVTRFVREGRAAVKIKSEHVARVHDVTTLASGQPYMVMELLSGVDLGALLASHGRLPAEDAIGYVLQAAEALAEAHSKGIVHRDLKPANLFLAKREDGTLVVKVLDFGISKLLGAGDEHMSMTKSRSMLGSPLYMSPEQLTAARDVDARADIWALGVILFELVAGEPPFDANTVAELGARVLGGGGAPTLASVRPDVDERLSAVVARCLEKERGRRYASIGELVEALAPLANEAHRSQAMRLARRSSAALPDSTRLATMTEPAAAPAAALGEAPTQAAKTGGAWSTGAGLPARRRPLVLVGAVLAAAGLVIVAASVVSSRSPAAAHPEPASPLSATAAVDAAATPATTAAAAASVGTSSESPSPSGIASEIVLDAGPTETATPTKRKEPRRGPRPARPATSDTPIAAPVVPPAPSRSDRFD from the coding sequence GTGCCCAATCAATCCTGGCCCGATGGCGTGCCGCGCGTCGGCGAGACGCTCGACGGGAAGTACCGCATCGACCGAATCGTTGGTGAAGGCGGCATGGGCATCGTCTTGGCGGCCACGCACTTGCATCTCGACGAGAAGGTAGCCATCAAGGTCCTCTTGCCAGAGCTCGCCAAGGTGCCCGAGGTCGTCACACGCTTCGTGCGCGAAGGCCGCGCAGCGGTGAAGATCAAGAGCGAGCACGTGGCACGCGTGCACGATGTCACGACGCTCGCTTCCGGACAGCCTTACATGGTCATGGAGCTTCTCTCGGGCGTCGACCTGGGGGCCTTGCTCGCCTCTCACGGCCGCCTCCCCGCCGAGGACGCCATCGGCTACGTACTGCAGGCGGCCGAAGCGCTCGCAGAGGCGCACTCCAAGGGGATCGTTCACCGGGACCTCAAGCCGGCCAACCTCTTCCTCGCGAAGCGCGAAGACGGCACGCTCGTCGTCAAGGTCCTCGACTTCGGCATCTCGAAGCTCCTGGGCGCCGGCGACGAGCACATGTCGATGACCAAGTCGCGGAGCATGTTGGGCTCGCCGCTCTACATGTCACCGGAGCAGCTCACGGCCGCTCGCGACGTCGACGCGCGCGCCGACATCTGGGCCCTCGGGGTTATTCTCTTCGAGCTCGTCGCCGGTGAGCCCCCCTTCGATGCGAACACCGTTGCGGAACTCGGCGCGCGCGTGCTCGGCGGCGGCGGAGCGCCGACGCTCGCTTCCGTGCGCCCCGACGTCGATGAACGGCTCTCGGCGGTGGTCGCCCGCTGTTTGGAGAAAGAGCGGGGGCGGCGCTACGCGTCGATCGGCGAGTTGGTCGAAGCGCTCGCACCGCTCGCGAACGAGGCGCACAGAAGCCAAGCGATGCGCCTCGCTCGACGAAGCTCCGCGGCGCTGCCCGACAGCACGCGACTCGCCACGATGACGGAGCCGGCCGCCGCGCCTGCGGCTGCGTTGGGAGAGGCGCCAACGCAGGCGGCAAAGACTGGAGGCGCGTGGTCTACGGGCGCCGGACTCCCGGCGCGACGTCGGCCGCTGGTGCTCGTGGGCGCTGTCCTGGCGGCGGCAGGCTTGGTCATCGTCGCCGCGTCCGTCGTAAGCTCGAGGAGTCCCGCGGCGGCTCACCCAGAGCCCGCTAGCCCCTTGAGCGCGACGGCGGCGGTCGACGCGGCCGCGACCCCCGCGACGACCGCAGCCGCAGCAGCCTCCGTTGGCACGTCGAGTGAGTCGCCGAGCCCTAGCGGCATCGCCTCCGAAATTGTGCTTGATGCCGGTCCCACGGAGACCGCGACGCCAACGAAGCGCAAGGAGCCAAGGCGGGGCCCGCGCCCGGCTAGGCCGGCGACCTCAGACACTCCAATCGCAGCCCCCGTCGTGCCGCCGGCACCCTCGCGAAGCGATCGGTTCGACTGA